A region of the Bryobacteraceae bacterium genome:
GCCCGCGGCCGCGCTGCGGCGGATGCGCCGCAGGCAGCGGCGCGGCCTCGCGCGCCCGCTGCCGCGCCAGCGCCGCGTAGGCCAGCGAGGTCATCACGATCGCCATCAGCACCAGCGCCACGCCGCCAAATACCATCGCCGGATGGCCCGCCGGATGGATCGTGTAGTTGAGGATGGCGCCTTCGACCAGCGCCAGCCCGATACCCACCGGAAACGCCACTGACAGCCCGGCCACCGAGATGGCCGCCACCAGCAGCAGGTTCGCCAGATTGAATACGGCCCCGCCCGCCATCGCCAGCCCGATCTGCCGCTTGCCTGTCACCGCCAGATTGTCGAGGAATGGAAACAGCACGCGGTCAGCCTCCGGCAGCACCGTCTCCACGCTGCCGAGTGTGAATGCAGCCAGCGTGGCGCACAGCATCACGCCGATGACGTAGTCGAAATAGTACAGCTCGAACCGCCACTTTCCGGCCATCTTCAGCGTGTTGGCCCACGAGCCCCAGCACAGCATCGACACGATCATCAGCAACAGCGTCACGGCATAGGTGGTGGGAATCATGCGGCATGCTCCCTTTTTCCGTCTCGACGGCCCAGGCGGAACCCAGTAATATATCAACAGACGTGACAGGGAGGCATCCATGAAGCTGACACTTCTCGCCGCTGCCGTTCTGCTTGCTGCGCCTGCCCACGCCCAGCGCTCCCGCTTCCAGATCGACACGACAACGCCCGAAGGTCTGCTGCTTCAGTTGGCCGGCTCGGAGTCGGACGAGGCTCGCAGGATCGAGCTCTATCAGGAATTTCTGCAAAAATTTCCGAACAGCCCCGGCAAGGTGTACGCACTGAACCAGGTCCAGCCGCTGTGGCTGAAGACGAAGGCCTTCGACAGGGTGATCGCGGCCGCCAGGGACATTCTCGCCGCCGAACCGGACAACGCCCCTGCCGCCTACAACGCCCTCCAGGCCTGCGAGGAGCAGAACGACGCGGCCTGCATCGTCGAGTGGGCCAACTCGACCATCGCCGCCGCGCGCAAAAAGATCGAGTCAAAGGAACCAGAGGACGAGACCGAGGCCGAGCGCTGGAAGGCCGAAGTGGACTTCGCCAGACAGGTGACCACCCGCGCCGAGTATTCTTTCTACGCGATGGCCCTGAAGAGCACGGACCCGAAGGTCATCGTGCAGATGAGCGAGGAACTGGAGAAGGCCAACCCCAGCAGTGAATACATGGCCCGCACGGCCGCGCGCGGCTTCATCGCGCTGATTCAGATGAAGGATCTCAAGCGCGCGCTCGAGTTCGCCGAAAACGCCGACGCAAAGAACTTCGCCAACGAAGACATGCTGGTCTTCGCCGCCGACACGCACCTGACGTCCTCAAAGAACTACGACAGGGCCATTCTCTACGCCGAAAAACTCATCTCGATGCTGCCCGCCAAAGAGGCGCCCGAGGGCGTTTCTCCGGCCGACTGGGAAACGAAGAAGACGAACACGCTGGCCCGCGGCTACTGGATCGCCGGCATCGCTTATGGCGTGCGTGAGAAGTGGCCGGAGTGCGAGAAGGTGCTCAATGACGGACTGCCGGTCATCCAGAAAAGCTCCACTGCCAACGACCTGCTGCCCGGCGCGTACTTCTACCTCGGGCTGGCCAACTACAGCCTGGCCGGCAAGGGACCGAAGCGCAATGCCGCCCGGCTGGCCGCGGCGCAGAAATACTGGAGTGCCTGCGCGAAGATGAAGAGCCCGTTCCAGGCGCGTGCGCAGCAGAATCTGCTGGGACTGGCAGCCGGCAAGTGAATCATGAACATCCTGGTTCCGAACCTCGGGTCCACGTCGCTGAAGTACCAGATTCTCGCGATGCCAGAGGAGCGCGTACTGGCGCGCGGGCGCTTCGAGCGGGTGACGGACTACCGCGCCGCCATCCGCGAAATCCGCGCCGGCGACACGGCCGTGGACGCGGTGGCGTTCAAGGCCGTCCACGGCGGCCCGCGCTACCAGGGCACGTTTGTGATCGACGAGGGCGTCGAACAGGCCATGGCGCAGTTCCTGCTGGCCGCGCCGGTGCACAACGCCATCTACCTGGAAGCGATCCGCGCCTTCCGCGACGTCCTGCCCGGCGTGCCGCTGGTGGCCGCTTTTGAGACGGAATTTCACCGCAACAAGCCGGAATACGCCCGCGTGTACGGGGTCCCGCAGGACTGGCGGACCGATCATGGCATCGAAAGATACGGCTTCCACGGAGCCTCGCACGAATTCGTGAGCCTGCGTGTGCCGGAAATTCTCGGCTGCGCCCCCGCCGACCTGCGGCTGGCGAGCTGCCATCTGGGAGGCAGCAGCTCGGTGTGCGCCATCGACCGCGGCGTCAGCGTGGACACGACGATGGGCTTTTCGCCGCAATCGGGCCTCGAAAACGCCACCCGCCACGGCGACCTCGACGTCTTCGCCGTGCTCTACATGATGGACCGCAACGGCTGGAACACGGAGCAGGTGCGCACGCAACTGTCGCGCGTCAGCGGCCTGGCCGGCCTGTCCGGAGTGGCGGGCGGCGACGTGCGTGACATCATGGAGGCCGCCCGGGCCGGCTCGGCCGCGGCCCATCTCGCGCTCGACGTGTTCGTCTATGAGGTGAAAAAGGCCGTTGCCGGATGCGCGGCGGCAATGAACGGCCTGGACGCCATTGCCTTCACCGGCGGCATTGGCGAAAACAGCCCGGCGCTGCGGCGGGCCATCTGCGAGGGACTCGCTTTTCTTGGCGTCGAGCTCGACGCCGCCGCCAACGAGGAAGGCTCCGGCGACCGGGTGATCTCGTCGGCCGCATCCCGCGTGCGCGTGGTGGCGCTGGCGACCAACGAGGAACTGATCGTCGCCCGCCGCGCCTGGCGCGTGCTTTCGCGTCAGTGATCCTCGTCGCCAACGGCGACCGGGTGATCCAGCCGGATCCTGCCGGTGGCGCCTTCGGGCAGCGGCGCCAGCAATTGCTCCTTGCGGTAGATCAACGTGCTGGTGTTGTAGCTGGCCAGCTCGAAGCCGTGTCCGTGCGTGATCGCGTCCGTCGGACAGGCCTCGACGCAGTAGCCGCAGAAGATGCAGCGGCTGTAGTCGATGTTGTACACCGCCGCATAGCGCTCGCCGCCGCTGATGCGCTCCTGTTCGGTGTTGTCCGCGGCCTCGATGTAAATGCACTGTACCGGACAGGCGGCCGAACAGAGGAAACAGGCGACGCACTTTTCCAGCCCGTTGTCGTCGCGCTGGAGCACGTGCAGCCCGCGGTAGCGTTCCTGAAAGACGGGAGGCGCGTCCGGGTAATCGTCGGTAATGATGGGATTCATCATCTCGCGCAGAGTGACCGTCATCCCTTTCGCGATGGCGGCTGCGCCCTTGAGGATCTCCTGAACCTTCGGCATATAGAGTGTTGCGCTCCTTCCTCCCTGCTGACCTTATGGATGCGCGCGGACTCCCGCCGGGAGCCTAGAATCGCGAACCTCAACCCGGCTTGTAGAGCGGCACGGACTCGTCAGGAGAAAACATCGGCCGCCCGGCCCTCCTTGCCAGCTCCTCGAACGCCCGCCGGTCGAAGGCTTCGGCTGTCCACGATATCCGCCCGTCGCTCTCCACCAGAAACAGCGAAGGCACGTACAGGACCCCGTAGGCGCGGCTCGCCGGGTATTTCGCCGCCGCCGGATCGACCAGCATCGGCAGATGCACGCCGAACAGGCGCATGAACTCACGGGTGCGCTCCGCGTCGTCCTGGCTGACGCAATAGATCTGCAACGCGCCGCCGTCGATGCGCTGAAGATAGGGGAGCGCAAGCTGACAGGTGGGACAGGTCACCTTGAAGAAAACAAGCACCACCGGCCCTGCCTCGAGGATTTCGGCCAGCGAGCGGCGCCCGCCTTCCAGCAGGTCCAGCGTGAACTCCGGTGCTGCGGTTCCCGGCGCGAGCATGTGTTGTCCTTCTTGCACCAGTCTAGCAATGCCCGCATCCGGAGCCGGAGGTCTGCAATGTGGCCATCGTTCAGAGCATGCGGAGGAGCTGCTGCGCGGCCACCAGCAACGGATCCATCACCGTGGAATAGGGCGGCGCGTAAGCCAGGTCCAGCCCGGCCAGGTCTTCCACCGTCATGCGCGCCGCCAGCGCCGCCGCCAACGTGTCGATCCGCGCGAGCACGCCCTGGTCCCCAAGGGCCGCCCCGCCCAGGAGCCGCCCGCTGGTGCGGTCCGCCACCAACTGCACGGCGAGCCTGCGCCCGAGGAAGTAGCGGGCCCGCTCGCGCGCTTCAATCACCGCTTCCACCGGCGAAAAGCCCTCGCGGCGCGCCTGCTGCTGGGACAGGCCGGTGACGCCCACGCCGAGCCCCGCCACGCGCACGATCGACGTGCCCGCCACGCCCGGGAAGCGCTCGCGCCGCCCGGCGGCGTTGGCGCCAGCCACGCGTCCCATCCTGTTTGCAGTGGTGCCCAGCGGAATCCACACGGCGCGGCCGCTGACGATGTGGCGCGCCTCGCAGCAGTCGCCCGCGGCAAAGACGCCGCGCAGCGAGGTCTCCTGATACTCGTCCACGGCAAGCGCGCCCGTGCGTCCCAGCGCCGCCCCGGCCTCGGCCAGGATCTCCACGTTGGGCCGGAGACCGGTCGCATCGATCACGACATCAGCCTCCACGCGGTCCGGGTCGGCGGGCTCGTTCAGCCGCACTTCGACGCCGCACTGCTCCAGACGCTCCACCACGCGTTGCGTCAGCCAGGCGTCCTCGCGGTTGAGAAGCGTCGTTGCGTCGTGGAAGAGCCGCACCATCAGGCCGCGCGCCCGCAGCGCGGTGGCCGTCTCCAGCCCGATGTAGCCTCCGCCCACCACCGCGGCCGTCCGCGGACGTTCCCGTTCGAGAAATCCGTTCAGCCGCTCGCCATCCGTGTCCGAATGGAGATGAAACACCCGCTCCGAATGGGACTGACGCGCCGGCCGGGCGCCTGCCGCCCACACCAGCCGGTCATAGGGGATGCGCTCGCCATTGGCCAGGACAACCTCGCGCGCGCCGTGCCGTACGGCGGCGACTTCCGCCTGGGTGCGGATGCGAATATTCCGCTCTTTTTCGAAAAATTCCCGCGGATAAACCACCAGCTCATCCATCGAAGACACCTGGCCTTCGATCAGATACGGCAGTCCGCAGGCGCCCCAGGAGATCCGGCTGCCTTTCTCAAGAACCAGGATTTCCGCGGCGGGATCCAGCCGGCGCGCCCTGGAAGCGGCGCTCAGCCCCGCGGCCACGCCGCCCACCACCACCAGCTTCATGACCCGCCGCCCGGGGCTTCGCCCCAGTGCTTCCGCACGAATTCGAGAATGTCGAAACTCCTCGCCGTGCGGTCCGGGAAGCACAGATTGATGGCGTCGGTCTCCGTCTCGCCAATGCGGAAGACCGTCGCCAGCTTGGTGATGACCAGCAGTTCGAGTCCCTTCTCGTTCAGTCCGAACATCGACATGACGCCGCCGGCGCGGCTCACCTTGGTGTGCGCCATCACGAGGCAGCCCAGCGCGCTCGAGTCGATGTAGTCCACCCCGCGCATGTCGAGCACGATGCGGTTACGGCCCTGTGCGAGAAGCTGCTCGAGCGTCGCGCGGAATTGCTCCACCGGCTCTCCGAGGACAAATCGCCCCGACAGTTCGAGAACCACCGCGCCGCCGCGCTCGTGCTGGCTGATCTGGAAAGGCATGCGAATTATCATTGTATCTGCCATGCCGCCGCCACACCTGACCCGCCGCGGCTTCGCCCGGCTGATGGCCGCCGCCGGCCTGCAACCGGGCGGCGCGCCGCGCCGGCTGCGCCGCGCCGAATCGTTTTTCGGACTCCACTTTGACCTGCATCCGAACGAAAAGGACACCGTGCTCGGCCGCGATGTCACGCCGGACACCGTGGGCCGCCTGCTCGACCGCGTGCGTCCGGATTTCGTCCAGTACGATGCCAAAGGCCACCCCGGCTGGCTCGGCTGGCCCTCTGAGGTAGGGCCCTCCGCGCCCGGCATCGTGCGCGACTCTCTCGCCGTCTGGCGTGCCGAGACCGAAAAGCGCGGCATCGCCCTGTTCATCCACTTCTCGGGCGTCTGGGACGGCGAGGCAGTCCGGCGGCATCCGGACTGGGCGCGCATCCGGGCCGACGGCAAACCGGACGACCGCATCACCTCCACCTTCGGCCCGTATGTCGACCAGCTGATGATTCCGCAGTTACGCGAGGCCGCGACAAAATACCGGCTCGACGGCGCATGGATCGACGGCGAATGCTGGGCCGTGCAGCCGGACTACCGTGAAGCCGCGCTGCGCGCCTTCGGCCGGCCGGCGCCGAAAAAGCCGGGCGAGCCGTACTGGCTGGAATGGCTGGAATTCCAGCGCGAGCAGTTCCGCCGTTATGTCCGCCACTATGTCGACGAGCTCCATCGCAGCCATCCGCAGTTCCAGATCGCCAGCAACTGGCTGTATTCGACCCTGGCGCCCGAGGAGCCCGTCCTTCCCGTGGATTTTCTTTCCGGCGACTATCTGGGCAATGCGAGCATCTCGACGGCGCGCCTGGAAGCGCGATATCTCGGCCAGACGGGCAGGCCGTGGGATCTGATGGCCTGGGGCTTCCAGCAGGCCGACTCGAACACGGTCGGCCACATCTTCAAGCCGGCGGTGCAGTTAATGCAGGAGGCAGGTGTCGTGCTCGCGCAGTCCGGCGGCTTCCAGATCTACTACCACCCGGCGCGCAGCGGACACCTTGAGGAGGCGCACATCGAGACGATGGCACAGGTGGCCCGCCATTGCCGCCGCCTTCAGAAGTCAAGCCAGGGCACCGAGACAGTGCCGCAGATCGGGGTGGTCTTCAGCCGGGAATCGCTCTACCGCACCGGCAACAGAATGTTCGGCGGCTGGGGCCGGTTGTCCGATCCAGCGCGCGGATGGCTGGACCTGCTGCTCGCCTGCCAATGGTCCGTGGACGTGCTGCCGGACTGGAAGCTCGCCCGCGTCGCCGCCAGCTATCCGTTCATCGTTCTGCCGGACTGGGAAGCGCCGGGGGAAGAGTGTCTTGAAACGTTGCTCGCTTATGCCCGCAATGGCGGCCGGCTGCTCGTGAGCGGCGCGCACAACGCGGTGGCGCTGGCGGCGCGGCTCGGCTACAGGACCGTTGGCGAACCCGCGCGCCAGACGGCGTGGCTTGCTCTGGGAGTGGTTGGAAATGCCACGGGCCTTTGGGCGGACGTCGAGCCCGGCGCGATGAACGTGCTCGCCTGGCGATATCCGGAGCTCAACACGACGCGCGATGGCAGGCCCGCCGCGCTGGGCGGTCCGCTCGGCCGCGGCGAGGTGATCATCGTGCCCGGCCCGGTCGGCTCCGTTTACGCTGCGGCGCATGATGCGTCCGTGCGCGCCTTCGCACGCGCGCTCGTCGCGCCCCGCTTCACGCCGCTCGTCCGGGTGGAGGCGCCGCCCACGGTGGAGGTCGTGCTGCGGCGCAAGGGCAGCGAGGTGCTCGTCCACCTCGTCAACACGACCGCGATGCAGGTGGCCGGCGACTGGGCCACGGTGGACTTTGTGCCCGCCATCGGACCCATTCGGCTGGTGTGGCAAGGATCGAAACCCAAAGCGTCCAGGCTCGAACCCGATGGCGCGCCGTTGCGCTGGCAGGCCGATCCGGGCGGCTTTGCGGCCGTCATTGCGCGGCTGGATGTGCATGCCGTGGCAGCCGTGGTACCATGAGATTGAACCTGCTCGAACGGGCTCGTAGCTCAGTTGGTTAGAGCGCTACCTTGACACGGTAGAGGTCGCAGATTCGAGTTCTGCCGAGCCCACCACCGCCTGCCTTTCTCCCTCTGGATTCGCGCCGTTGCCCGGTATTCCATCCAGCGCGCGGGGAACTTCCCTCGTCGCACGCTCCGCGTTATCATGAGGGCTTGAAGGGGCGCACGGGGACGGTTGCCAATCCTTCCCGGCCGCGCCTATACTTCTGGTTTTCGATCCGAGGGTGCTCGCTTGGCTTCGACCTCGAACAACCCGAGACCGGCGGCGCCGCCTCCTGGCGACGGCTTCGATCCCATCGAGGTGCAGCGCGAGGCCGCCATGTTCTACGGCCTGTTTCTCCGCGGCGCTTCTCCCGAAGAGCTGCGCCGCGACATTGCCATCCCGCGCGAGGTGTTCCGCAAGTGGCTCTCCCACCCGCTGTACGACAGCCAGTTCCGCGAGAATGCCAGGCGCATTTACCGGTTCCGCCGCCAGGTGCTGGCCGTGTTCGACGAACTGGTCGACCAGGCCCGGATGAAAGACCGTCTCCAGTAGGATCCTCCTCTGTGCACTCTCGTCTCCTGCTACCATTCCTCATGCTGGCAGCGCTCAGCGGGTGCGGCTTCCGTGCGCCCAGTCAGGAGCCGCTGAACCTCTCCTTCCAGGTGCAGGGCGAACCCGCGCCGCGGTCGCTGGCTGACTTTCGCGGCCGCGTGGTGGCGTTCACATTGTGGGAGCCCTCCTGCCCGCAATGCGATTCCCAGGCGCTGGTGCTGAACGATCTGAACAGGCGTCTTTCCCGCGAAGGGCTCATCTGCTTTGTCCTGCATGAACCGGGCATGCCGGAACCGGTGGCGAACCTGACGCTGATCACCGGCGCCGTCGTTGCCCCGCCCGCCAGCCCGCTGCCGCGAACCCGCCCGCTGACGCTGATCCTCGACCGCCAGGGGCGGCTGGTTCATCAACTCGAAAAGCCCGCCGACGCGCAGGAACTGGAGAAGCTGCTCTCGCCCCTGCTGGCGGGCTGAGCCTCATTCGAAAAGCTTCTCCAGACGGCGCCACTCAAACTGCCACTGGCCGCGCACGAAAGCGCCATCGGCGCGAATCTGGCCCTGCGCAAGCAGCGCCGGCAGGGAGTCCCTGTCGCCTGCGGCTGCCGCCGCCTCCCGCAGCGCCTTCAGCACCTCCTCCCAACCCCCTGCCATCGTCCGGGCCATTTCGCCGTCGCGGCAGGCCACGTGCATGTTGAGATGGATTCTTCCCCCGCCGGCGCCCACACTCCACAGGACCCATTTCGACTCGCGCAGGCCGGCCAGCGCCACCGCCACCCACGCCGGGGCTCCTTCGGGCGCTTCCAGCATGGAGCCCGGCACATAGAGCCAAAGGGGCGCATCCGGCGGTTGCCATTCGGCCGAAAAAGGCTTCCGCGCCTCGTCCGTGAACGCCGCCGCCGCCAGCGGGTCCGGACTGACCGCAATGCCCCATCGCCCGCGCCCAAGCCGCATCCACGAGATCTGTCGCTCCGGCATCGATCCCTGCATCGAGCAGAGCCCGCCGAAACAACGCCCGCCATGCGCAAGGAAATACCGCCGCAGCCGGTCCTCGTCGACCTGTGCTTCCACGACAATCCACCGCCGGCCGTTTTCTCCCCGCAGGACCACCGCGTCCAGGTCGCGCCGGTACTCGAATCCGGTGGCCTCGACAAACCGCCTGTATTCCTCATCCTCCGCGCCCGCCTCCCCGGCGATGCGCTGGAGGATTCCGGTCTGACGCAGCGCGCGTGCATCGACAAACACGGTGAGCCCCTCGCCCGGCGGCAGTCCGGCGAGCAGCGCACGCGCGTCGGCCCGCCGCCAGGGCGCCCATCGCCACAGGACGAAACCGGCGGCCGCGGCGGCAATCAGAACAGCAGCAACGAGGGCCGTGCGGCGCGAGAAACCCATTCCTACCGCAGCTTAGCATCCGCGCTCTCCTATACTGGCGGTAGGATGCGTGTCTGGCTCCCTGCCCTCATGTCCCTTGCCGCCATTTCCAGCGCCCAGCCGCGCGCGGTGGTCACCGTGCCGGTGCTGAACATGTTCTCGCGCGCCTCAGAAGACGCCGACGTGGTCAGCCAGGCGCGCTACGGCATGACGGTGGGCGTGGACAAGACCGAAGACGGGTGGGCGCGCATCCGCACGTTGCACGACGATTATCCGGGCTGGGCCCGCCTCGACGGGTTGCGCCGGCTCGACGAGGGCGAAACGTATGCGGAGAAGGGGCGCGTCGCCTTCGTTGACAGCCTGCGCGCACACCTCTACCGCACGCCTTCGGTGACGCGCCACGCGCCGCTGCTCACCGTTCCCTACGAGACGCGGCTCGAGGTCCTGGAAGAGCCGGAGATGGAAGACCGGCGCTGGATCCGCGTGCGGCTGCCCGACACGCGCGAGGCCTGGATCCAGCGCGGCGACGTCCTGTTCGACCCGCCGGCGCTGTCCGTCGCCGGGCTCGTCGAGCTTTCCCGACGCTTCCTCGGCCTGCCCTACACCTGGGGCGGCACGACGGGCTTCGGCTTCGACTGCTCCGGGTTCACCCAGATGCTCGTGCGCCGCGGCGGCGTGCTGATGCCGCGCGACGCCCAGCCGCAGGCCGCCTGGGAAGGCATGCAGAAGATCAGCCGGGAAGAGCTTCAGCCGGGCGACCTGCTCTTCTTTGGCCCAAACGGGCAGAGGATCAATCACACGGGTTTTTATCTCGGCAACGGGGAATTCATCCACTCGACCACGAACACGCGGCCCGTGCTCCAGATCAGCCGGCTCGGCGACGAACCCTGGAGCCGGCTGCTGGTGGCCTGCCGCCGCTGGAAACGTCCATGAATCGTAGAACATTTCTCTCCGCTCCTGTTTTTGCCGCGCCGCTGGCCGCCGCGCCGTCGAGCGGGGCGCCCGCCATCGAGACCCGCATCCGCCGGCTGCGCCTGCGCCACACCTGGACCACGGTGATGTCGTCGAGCGAATACCGCGACACCTTCTTTGTCGAATACTCGCGCGACGGGATCACCG
Encoded here:
- a CDS encoding multidrug DMT transporter permease, coding for MIPTTYAVTLLLMIVSMLCWGSWANTLKMAGKWRFELYYFDYVIGVMLCATLAAFTLGSVETVLPEADRVLFPFLDNLAVTGKRQIGLAMAGGAVFNLANLLLVAAISVAGLSVAFPVGIGLALVEGAILNYTIHPAGHPAMVFGGVALVLMAIVMTSLAYAALARQRAREAAPLPAAHPPQRGRGPAPRRSSPWKGLGLSLAAGVLMGLFYPLVEMSKEGDLGLGPYAAAFCFALGVLVTTPVFNLFFMNLPVEGDPVGLRDYLAGTGRQHALGVLGGVIWGVGTISNFVAASAPNSVNVGPAISYAIGQGATLVSTLWGLLVWKEFAGAETGVRFRIWIMLLLYAAGLALLSLAPLYR
- the ackA gene encoding acetate kinase, encoding MNILVPNLGSTSLKYQILAMPEERVLARGRFERVTDYRAAIREIRAGDTAVDAVAFKAVHGGPRYQGTFVIDEGVEQAMAQFLLAAPVHNAIYLEAIRAFRDVLPGVPLVAAFETEFHRNKPEYARVYGVPQDWRTDHGIERYGFHGASHEFVSLRVPEILGCAPADLRLASCHLGGSSSVCAIDRGVSVDTTMGFSPQSGLENATRHGDLDVFAVLYMMDRNGWNTEQVRTQLSRVSGLAGLSGVAGGDVRDIMEAARAGSAAAHLALDVFVYEVKKAVAGCAAAMNGLDAIAFTGGIGENSPALRRAICEGLAFLGVELDAAANEEGSGDRVISSAASRVRVVALATNEELIVARRAWRVLSRQ
- a CDS encoding NADH oxidase, giving the protein MKLVVVGGVAAGLSAASRARRLDPAAEILVLEKGSRISWGACGLPYLIEGQVSSMDELVVYPREFFEKERNIRIRTQAEVAAVRHGAREVVLANGERIPYDRLVWAAGARPARQSHSERVFHLHSDTDGERLNGFLERERPRTAAVVGGGYIGLETATALRARGLMVRLFHDATTLLNREDAWLTQRVVERLEQCGVEVRLNEPADPDRVEADVVIDATGLRPNVEILAEAGAALGRTGALAVDEYQETSLRGVFAAGDCCEARHIVSGRAVWIPLGTTANRMGRVAGANAAGRRERFPGVAGTSIVRVAGLGVGVTGLSQQQARREGFSPVEAVIEARERARYFLGRRLAVQLVADRTSGRLLGGAALGDQGVLARIDTLAAALAARMTVEDLAGLDLAYAPPYSTVMDPLLVAAQQLLRML